The proteins below are encoded in one region of Streptomyces ficellus:
- a CDS encoding LLM class flavin-dependent oxidoreductase — protein sequence MRLGLYVNLYADRSDRPRLADAVEQVRLAEQAGFTWAVLGERHLHRPGYHEALTSLAYLAAHTDRIGLATAGLIAPVHHPVMLAETLAHIDVLSGGRLTAGFVLGYRPEEFALYGTRPTERVSRFEECLELITRLWTEDKVSHEGRRYTVEEAFLSPRPLQRPRPLIWNGGRVPAALERTAWSCDGWTTSFNETDEELPKKITDYRSYPRGPRSLGAEVIVCREGYAAPTTARARAALEGPLRGLYDAYGDWKRTSADAARYAQPWEEIVARSVIGSAAECAERIGRYQEMGADGIVLRVQPPGMPQADALRAIEAFGALTS from the coding sequence ATGCGACTCGGCCTGTACGTCAACCTCTACGCGGACCGCTCCGACCGGCCCCGCCTCGCCGACGCCGTCGAACAGGTGCGCCTCGCCGAACAGGCCGGCTTCACCTGGGCCGTCCTCGGCGAACGGCACCTGCACCGGCCCGGCTACCACGAGGCACTCACCTCACTGGCGTACCTCGCCGCCCACACCGACCGGATCGGCCTCGCGACCGCCGGGCTCATCGCGCCCGTGCACCACCCGGTGATGCTGGCCGAGACCCTCGCCCACATCGACGTCCTCTCCGGGGGCCGCCTCACCGCCGGGTTCGTCCTGGGCTATCGCCCCGAGGAGTTCGCCCTCTACGGCACCCGGCCCACGGAGCGCGTGTCGCGCTTCGAGGAGTGCCTGGAGCTGATCACCCGGCTGTGGACCGAGGACAAGGTCAGCCACGAGGGCCGCCGTTACACCGTCGAGGAAGCCTTCCTGTCGCCCCGGCCCCTCCAGCGGCCCCGCCCTCTCATCTGGAACGGCGGACGCGTCCCCGCCGCCCTGGAGCGCACCGCCTGGAGCTGCGACGGCTGGACCACGTCCTTCAACGAGACCGACGAGGAACTGCCCAAGAAGATCACCGACTACCGCTCCTACCCGCGCGGCCCGCGCTCCCTCGGCGCCGAGGTCATCGTCTGCCGCGAGGGCTACGCCGCCCCGACCACCGCCCGGGCCCGGGCCGCCCTGGAGGGCCCGCTGCGCGGGCTGTACGACGCGTACGGCGACTGGAAGCGCACCTCCGCCGACGCCGCCCGCTACGCCCAGCCATGGGAGGAGATCGTCGCCCGGTCGGTCATCGGCTCGGCCGCCGAGTGCGCCGAACGGATCGGCCGGTACCAGGAGATGGGCGCCGACGGCATCGTCCTGCGCGTCCAGCCGCCCGGCATGCCCCAGGCGGACGCGCTGCGGGCGATCGAGGCGTTCGGCGCGCTCACGTCCTGA
- a CDS encoding dihydrodipicolinate synthase family protein, translated as MTATEDLVRRLRGTVLPAVATPMDAAGVVDTAALRGYAERIAAEPIGGVAVWAHTGRGLYLSEEDRRRVLAVWRETVGRPVVAGVGVPRGAGVVDLAGAVDATVAMAVAAAEGGADAVMVYPLAQLDGDDDAAVELHERVAAVSGLPVVGFFLHGEAGGYPYPPRLVERLLALPSAVGVKLATLDRAMACQDAVRAAGGSGRLVITGEDRMFGPSLMWGADTALVGIAAARVPLTLAVLDSWRAGEHGRFVRASARLDRFAEATFLAPIEGYVQRMLWAAVWEGLIPEQAAHDPYGPDLPAAERRAVVACLEALAEEDARAAGTGVVDAREPGVHRDGDDAPALA; from the coding sequence ATGACGGCCACCGAGGACCTCGTACGGCGGCTCCGGGGGACCGTCCTGCCGGCGGTGGCGACCCCCATGGACGCCGCCGGGGTCGTGGACACCGCCGCGCTGCGCGGGTACGCCGAGCGGATCGCGGCCGAGCCGATCGGCGGGGTGGCGGTGTGGGCCCACACGGGCCGGGGGCTGTACCTGTCGGAGGAGGACCGGCGCCGGGTCCTGGCGGTGTGGCGGGAGACCGTCGGGCGGCCGGTGGTGGCGGGGGTCGGTGTGCCGCGCGGGGCCGGGGTGGTGGACCTGGCCGGTGCGGTGGACGCGACGGTCGCGATGGCGGTGGCCGCAGCGGAGGGCGGCGCGGACGCGGTGATGGTGTACCCGCTGGCCCAGCTGGACGGGGACGACGACGCGGCGGTGGAGCTGCACGAGCGGGTGGCGGCGGTGAGCGGGCTGCCGGTGGTGGGGTTCTTCCTGCACGGGGAGGCGGGCGGCTATCCGTACCCGCCGCGGCTGGTGGAGCGGCTGCTGGCGCTCCCGTCGGCGGTGGGCGTCAAGCTGGCCACGCTGGACCGGGCGATGGCCTGTCAGGACGCCGTCCGGGCGGCGGGCGGGAGCGGCCGCCTGGTCATCACGGGCGAGGACCGGATGTTCGGGCCGTCGCTGATGTGGGGCGCGGACACGGCGCTGGTGGGGATCGCGGCGGCCCGGGTGCCGTTGACGCTCGCGGTGCTCGACAGCTGGCGGGCGGGCGAGCACGGGCGGTTCGTACGGGCGTCGGCGCGGCTGGACCGGTTCGCGGAGGCCACGTTCCTCGCGCCCATCGAGGGCTATGTGCAGCGGATGCTGTGGGCGGCGGTGTGGGAGGGCCTGATCCCGGAGCAGGCCGCGCACGACCCGTACGGCCCGGATCTGCCCGCTGCGGAGCGGCGGGCCGTCGTCGCCTGTCTGGAGGCGCTCGCCGAGGAGGACGCCCGGGCGGCCGGCACCGGGGTGGTGGACGCCCGGGAGCCGGGCGTCCACCGGGACGGGGACGACGCCCCGGCCCTGGCCTGA
- a CDS encoding amidohydrolase family protein translates to MPIIDVHAHVGRWQFHLTAGDADTNIAQMDRYGIDLQIVSASEAVVYDALAGNAALRETLESRPRLYGYAVVNPNRVDESAADLRRCLDTGRFVGAKIHTHYPGRMPGCREMAEAFDVVAEAGVPLLLHTWGREVTLLPELVEARPGLRVIMGHAGGDAWREAAHAAAACDRLYLEHCRTATDAGRVAYAREAGVPVERILFGTDATLIDPCVSLGVIRDARFTEDELERVLWRNAAELFGLKVGTALPPVV, encoded by the coding sequence ATGCCGATCATCGATGTGCACGCCCACGTGGGCCGCTGGCAGTTCCACCTGACGGCCGGCGACGCGGACACCAACATCGCCCAGATGGACCGCTACGGCATCGACCTGCAGATCGTGTCGGCGTCCGAGGCCGTGGTGTACGACGCGCTCGCCGGCAACGCCGCCCTGCGCGAGACCCTGGAGAGCCGGCCCCGGCTGTACGGGTACGCCGTCGTCAACCCCAACCGCGTCGACGAGAGCGCCGCCGACCTCCGCCGCTGCCTGGACACCGGCCGGTTCGTCGGCGCCAAGATCCACACGCACTACCCGGGCCGGATGCCCGGCTGCCGCGAGATGGCCGAGGCCTTCGACGTGGTCGCCGAGGCCGGCGTACCGCTCCTGCTGCACACCTGGGGGCGGGAGGTCACCCTCCTCCCCGAACTGGTGGAGGCCCGGCCCGGACTGCGCGTGATCATGGGTCACGCGGGCGGCGACGCCTGGCGGGAGGCCGCCCACGCCGCGGCCGCCTGCGACCGCCTCTACCTGGAGCACTGCCGTACGGCCACGGACGCGGGCCGTGTCGCGTACGCCCGCGAGGCCGGGGTCCCCGTCGAGCGGATCCTGTTCGGCACCGACGCGACACTGATCGACCCCTGCGTGTCCCTGGGGGTGATCCGGGACGCGCGGTTCACGGAGGACGAGCTGGAGCGAGTGCTGTGGCGCAACGCGGCGGAGCTGTTCGGCCTGAAGGTCGGCACGGCACTGCCACCGGTCGTGTGA
- a CDS encoding DegT/DnrJ/EryC1/StrS family aminotransferase, with protein MPQREMPLPTVLDPRGRTFGEEERAAVLRVLDSGVLCGAFGRETRALEGEMARLYGRSEAVSCSSGTAALHLAVAAAGVGPGDEVVTTPISDFGTVAPVVAQGGRVVFADVREEDGNLDPDAVEAAVNPRTKAVIAVHLFGGAADTARLRDICDRHGLLLIEDCAQAWLGEDGDGRLLGTTGDIACFSLQQYKHITAGDGGLAITDDPALATRMKLFMDKGWDRTEGRIHRTMGLNYRMTELVAAVARAQLTRVADVVARRRASARRLAEAVAGLPGVTMPERRTGHAWWVVPLLVDDNARWAKALGDLGVPALPGYLERPLYANPALSGYPPGLCPRAERLIDRTLLVLPWNEAYSEDDVDRIAQALGKVATS; from the coding sequence ATGCCGCAACGGGAAATGCCGCTGCCCACAGTTCTGGATCCCCGGGGAAGGACGTTCGGCGAGGAGGAACGCGCGGCGGTGCTCCGGGTCCTCGACTCGGGCGTCCTGTGCGGGGCCTTCGGCCGGGAGACCCGGGCGCTGGAGGGCGAGATGGCCCGGCTGTACGGGCGCTCCGAAGCCGTCTCCTGCAGCTCGGGAACCGCCGCGCTGCACCTCGCCGTCGCCGCCGCCGGAGTCGGCCCCGGCGACGAGGTCGTCACCACCCCCATCTCCGACTTCGGCACGGTCGCCCCGGTCGTCGCGCAGGGCGGGCGGGTCGTGTTCGCCGACGTCCGCGAGGAGGACGGGAACCTCGACCCCGACGCCGTCGAGGCGGCCGTCAACCCCCGTACCAAGGCCGTCATCGCCGTTCACCTGTTCGGCGGTGCCGCCGACACGGCCCGGCTGAGGGACATCTGCGACCGGCACGGGCTGCTGCTCATCGAGGACTGCGCCCAGGCCTGGCTCGGTGAGGACGGCGACGGCCGGCTGCTCGGCACCACCGGTGACATCGCCTGTTTCAGCCTCCAGCAGTACAAGCACATCACCGCCGGCGACGGCGGTCTCGCCATCACCGACGACCCCGCGCTCGCCACCCGTATGAAGCTGTTCATGGACAAGGGCTGGGACCGGACGGAGGGCCGCATCCACCGCACCATGGGCCTGAACTACCGCATGACGGAGCTGGTCGCGGCGGTCGCCCGCGCCCAGCTGACGCGCGTCGCCGACGTCGTCGCCCGCCGCCGCGCGAGCGCCCGGCGCCTCGCCGAGGCCGTCGCCGGACTGCCCGGGGTGACGATGCCCGAGCGGCGCACCGGGCACGCCTGGTGGGTCGTCCCGCTGCTCGTCGACGACAACGCCCGCTGGGCCAAGGCGCTGGGGGACCTGGGCGTGCCCGCCCTGCCCGGCTATCTGGAGCGCCCGCTGTACGCCAATCCGGCACTGTCCGGGTACCCGCCGGGCCTGTGTCCTCGCGCCGAGCGGCTCATCGACCGTACGTTGCTGGTTCTGCCGTGGAACGAGGCCTACAGCGAGGACGACGTGGACCGGATCGCGCAGGCGCTGGGGAAGGTCGCCACCTCATGA
- a CDS encoding mandelate racemase/muconate lactonizing enzyme family protein, which translates to MKIASFHTRVVRARYRRPFVISSGTSPDLVSLVVEVRTTDGASGFGEASPMTAYTGETLAGLCAAVTEHVAPALVGRDPRDLAGAHAAMDAAIRGQHLAKAALDLALHDLAGRAAGWPAHLLLGGGQVAGTVPTTWVVGLGTLDEMAEEAARYAAAGFRHVKLKGGDDPALDVELVTTVRKAVPESVELSLDANEGYAPGEAARTVARLADAGLDLVEQPLPRWDLEGLAALRARGGVRVMADESVQSAHDALEVVRRGAADVLNIKILKVGGLYRARQIAALAETAGLAVKVGTMPELGVATLAAAHLSAALPHATVPPDLVGPLLVEDEPLAPAPFAGTPGTGLVELPLTPGLGHGLEGSTD; encoded by the coding sequence GTGAAAATCGCCTCGTTCCACACCCGGGTCGTCCGTGCCCGCTACCGCCGGCCGTTCGTCATCAGCAGCGGCACCAGCCCCGACCTGGTCAGTCTCGTCGTGGAGGTGCGGACGACCGACGGAGCCTCGGGCTTCGGCGAGGCCTCGCCGATGACCGCGTACACCGGCGAGACCCTCGCGGGGCTGTGCGCGGCGGTGACCGAGCACGTCGCCCCCGCTCTCGTCGGCCGCGACCCGCGCGACCTGGCGGGCGCCCACGCCGCGATGGACGCCGCCATCCGCGGCCAGCACCTGGCCAAGGCGGCGCTCGACCTGGCGTTGCACGACCTGGCGGGGCGCGCCGCCGGATGGCCGGCCCACCTGCTGCTGGGCGGTGGGCAGGTGGCCGGGACGGTACCGACGACATGGGTGGTGGGGCTCGGCACGCTCGACGAGATGGCCGAGGAGGCGGCACGGTACGCGGCGGCGGGCTTCCGGCACGTCAAGCTGAAGGGCGGCGACGACCCGGCGCTCGACGTGGAACTGGTGACGACCGTGCGCAAGGCGGTGCCCGAGTCGGTGGAGCTGTCGCTGGACGCCAACGAGGGGTACGCGCCGGGCGAGGCGGCCCGGACCGTGGCCCGGCTCGCGGACGCCGGACTGGACCTGGTGGAGCAGCCGTTGCCGCGCTGGGACCTGGAGGGGCTCGCCGCCCTGCGGGCACGGGGCGGGGTGCGGGTCATGGCGGACGAGTCGGTGCAGTCGGCGCACGACGCGCTGGAGGTGGTGCGCCGGGGCGCCGCCGACGTACTGAACATCAAGATCCTGAAGGTGGGCGGGCTGTACCGGGCGCGGCAGATCGCGGCGCTGGCCGAGACGGCGGGACTCGCGGTGAAGGTCGGCACGATGCCGGAGCTGGGGGTGGCGACGCTCGCCGCCGCGCACCTGTCGGCCGCCCTGCCCCACGCCACGGTCCCGCCGGACCTGGTGGGCCCGCTGCTGGTCGAGGACGAGCCGCTGGCCCCGGCGCCGTTCGCCGGGACTCCGGGAACGGGCCTGGTGGAGCTGCCGCTCACGCCGGGGCTGGGGCACGGGCTGGAGGGCTCGACGGACTGA
- a CDS encoding heparan-alpha-glucosaminide N-acetyltransferase domain-containing protein, whose amino-acid sequence MTHISTAGTTGTAGTTGTGDPAGTGDPADASGTVGREDAAGPGRRAGERLISVDVARAIAVFAMFAAHIGPPAKPEGAGHLLVAFDGRAPAIFTLIAGLSLTLSRGGTRPRPQPAGAWRGTLVKCAVLAGLGLALTELRSGIAVILTFFALYFLAAEPLARLGTRALTAVAAVSVVAGPVLSYVLGPYFGYRVVGRGRYPGFEAVTSWSGFTDALDTLLLSGAYPWLTYFPYVVVGMALGRLADLRRPGTARRLLGWGALVTLAGHGLSALALGPGGGREALLRAIGRSHAYALNTPDPVQAVLGRQAGAIPSTSRAWLLVDGPYSQTPFETVANIGASLLLLGLTVAVCRGKLKTLLRPLAVVGTMGLSVYAVHVVARAELHPHHGWPALGAFCGVSLVACAVWAFVFRTTPLRRGPLEWALHALMPKRSRAAVRSGGGSGAVEG is encoded by the coding sequence GTGACGCACATATCCACGGCGGGTACGACGGGGACGGCGGGTACGACGGGGACGGGGGATCCGGCGGGGACGGGGGATCCGGCGGACGCGTCGGGCACGGTGGGGCGGGAGGACGCCGCCGGGCCGGGCCGGCGCGCCGGGGAACGGCTGATCAGTGTCGACGTGGCCCGGGCCATCGCCGTGTTCGCCATGTTCGCGGCCCACATCGGTCCGCCCGCCAAGCCGGAGGGCGCGGGCCACCTGCTGGTCGCGTTCGACGGGCGGGCCCCCGCCATCTTCACCCTGATCGCGGGCCTGTCCCTGACGCTCTCCCGGGGCGGCACCCGGCCCCGGCCGCAGCCCGCCGGCGCGTGGCGCGGGACGCTCGTCAAGTGCGCGGTGCTGGCGGGGCTGGGACTGGCGCTGACGGAACTGCGGTCGGGGATCGCCGTGATCCTCACGTTCTTCGCACTGTACTTCCTGGCCGCCGAACCGCTCGCCCGGCTGGGCACCCGGGCCCTGACCGCGGTCGCGGCGGTCTCGGTGGTCGCCGGTCCAGTCCTGTCGTACGTCCTGGGCCCGTACTTCGGCTACCGCGTCGTCGGCCGCGGGCGCTACCCCGGCTTCGAGGCGGTCACCAGCTGGTCCGGGTTCACCGACGCGCTCGACACGCTGCTGCTGTCCGGCGCGTACCCCTGGCTGACATACTTCCCGTACGTGGTCGTCGGCATGGCCCTGGGACGCCTGGCCGACCTGCGCCGGCCCGGCACCGCGCGCCGCCTCCTCGGGTGGGGCGCGCTCGTCACGCTCGCCGGGCACGGTCTGTCCGCGCTGGCGCTGGGGCCGGGCGGCGGACGCGAGGCGCTGCTGCGGGCGATCGGGCGGAGCCACGCGTACGCGCTGAACACCCCCGACCCGGTCCAGGCCGTCCTGGGCCGGCAGGCGGGCGCGATCCCCAGCACGTCACGGGCCTGGCTGCTGGTCGACGGGCCGTACAGCCAGACCCCGTTCGAGACGGTCGCCAACATCGGCGCGAGCCTGCTGCTGCTCGGCCTGACCGTCGCGGTGTGCCGCGGGAAGCTGAAGACGCTGCTGCGCCCGCTGGCCGTCGTCGGCACGATGGGCCTGTCGGTGTACGCGGTCCACGTCGTCGCCCGCGCCGAACTCCACCCCCACCACGGCTGGCCCGCGCTCGGCGCCTTCTGCGGGGTGTCCCTGGTGGCGTGCGCCGTCTGGGCGTTCGTCTTCCGCACGACGCCCCTGAGGCGAGGACCCCTGGAGTGGGCGCTGCACGCGCTGATGCCGAAGCGGTCGCGGGCGGCTGTGCGGTCGGGCGGCGGATCCGGCGCGGTGGAGGGCTGA
- a CDS encoding GNAT family N-acetyltransferase: MTSVDATTYRYRTALPEDREVIEALDGSFTTRTVFRVTADDNGFALREVPVDPPLTKVFPEHESGGDDEGDPESRTFVALGPAGGPVAGFVTVSYADWNRRLTVEDIEVAPEHRGRGVGRGLMALAVEFGRERGAGHIWLEVTNINAPAIHAYRRMGFTLCGLDTTLYDGTPSEGETALYMSMPCP; encoded by the coding sequence ATGACCTCTGTCGACGCCACGACGTACCGGTACCGCACCGCCCTTCCCGAGGACCGTGAGGTCATCGAGGCGCTGGACGGCTCGTTCACCACCCGCACCGTCTTCCGGGTGACCGCCGACGACAACGGGTTCGCACTGCGGGAGGTGCCGGTGGACCCGCCCCTGACCAAGGTGTTCCCCGAGCACGAGTCGGGCGGCGACGACGAGGGCGACCCGGAATCCCGCACGTTCGTCGCCCTCGGGCCCGCCGGCGGGCCGGTCGCCGGTTTCGTGACCGTGTCGTACGCCGACTGGAACCGCCGGCTGACCGTCGAGGACATCGAGGTGGCCCCGGAGCACCGGGGGCGCGGGGTGGGGCGGGGGCTGATGGCGCTGGCGGTGGAGTTCGGCCGTGAGCGGGGCGCCGGACACATCTGGCTGGAGGTCACCAACATCAACGCGCCCGCGATCCACGCGTACCGCCGCATGGGCTTCACCCTCTGCGGGCTGGACACCACCCTCTACGACGGCACGCCCTCGGAGGGCGAAACCGCGCTCTACATGAGCATGCCCTGCCCCTGA
- a CDS encoding DHA2 family efflux MFS transporter permease subunit: MSEETSTTSVEEGVPAEPPEQSERLPQAGGSPQSERSPVVVALVLALGAFVALLDTTIVGVAMHSFTEYFGVGLADAQWASTAYLLAMSSVIPATGWAAQRFGAAHTWIASLSVFLIGSLLCGTAWSMGSLIAFRVVQGFGASMLFPLMRIIVVEVAGRAQMGRMMTMMAVPLLVAPVLGPVLGGTLIQELSWRWAFFLNVPIILAVVVLSARNLPNSKGEAPGRLDVAGLLTMGGGLVALILGFSNLAKGTAATSPQVFLPAAIGLALLAAHGIRAARSRTPGVVDFSLFRDRAFTASTSITLLNNFGLYGVVVLVPLFFQQAGGKGPLGAGAIMVAQGIGTAVAVLLVGRVIDTKSNPRLLVLGGLLLVAAGLTTFAVADTGEVTVLLLVALFAQGIGLALASSPIMVTLYHSLPATSVPAATTANAVSQQLGGAVGTATVALLLQHYVYVAGGASADFSAVFWWALLFVGLTAVPALFLPPGAPKQA; encoded by the coding sequence ATGTCCGAGGAGACCAGCACCACGAGCGTCGAGGAGGGGGTACCGGCCGAGCCGCCCGAACAGTCGGAGCGGCTGCCGCAGGCAGGGGGCTCGCCACAGTCGGAGCGCTCGCCCGTCGTCGTGGCACTCGTCCTGGCCCTGGGTGCGTTCGTCGCCCTCCTCGACACCACGATCGTCGGCGTCGCCATGCACTCGTTCACCGAGTACTTCGGCGTCGGCCTCGCGGACGCCCAGTGGGCCTCCACCGCGTACCTCCTCGCGATGTCGTCGGTGATCCCGGCGACCGGGTGGGCGGCGCAGCGCTTCGGCGCGGCCCACACCTGGATCGCGTCGCTCTCCGTCTTCCTGATCGGTTCGCTGCTGTGCGGCACCGCCTGGTCGATGGGTAGCCTGATCGCGTTCCGGGTCGTGCAGGGCTTCGGCGCCAGCATGCTCTTCCCGCTGATGCGGATCATCGTCGTCGAGGTCGCGGGCCGGGCCCAGATGGGCCGCATGATGACGATGATGGCCGTGCCGCTGCTGGTCGCGCCGGTGCTCGGTCCCGTGCTCGGCGGCACGCTCATCCAGGAGCTCTCCTGGCGGTGGGCGTTCTTCCTCAACGTACCGATCATCCTCGCGGTCGTCGTGCTGTCCGCGCGCAACCTGCCCAACTCCAAGGGCGAGGCGCCCGGTCGCCTTGACGTCGCCGGACTGCTCACCATGGGCGGCGGCCTCGTCGCCCTCATCCTCGGCTTCAGCAATCTCGCCAAGGGCACCGCGGCGACGAGCCCGCAGGTCTTCCTGCCGGCCGCGATCGGCCTGGCCCTCCTGGCCGCGCACGGGATCCGGGCCGCCCGCTCGCGCACCCCCGGCGTGGTGGACTTCTCGCTCTTCCGCGACCGGGCGTTCACCGCGTCCACGTCCATCACGCTGCTGAACAACTTCGGCCTCTACGGCGTCGTCGTCCTCGTCCCGCTGTTCTTCCAGCAGGCGGGCGGCAAGGGCCCGTTGGGCGCGGGAGCCATCATGGTGGCGCAGGGCATCGGCACGGCGGTCGCCGTGCTGCTCGTCGGCCGGGTCATCGACACCAAGAGCAACCCCCGCCTGCTCGTGCTCGGCGGACTCCTGCTCGTGGCCGCGGGCCTCACCACCTTCGCCGTGGCCGACACGGGCGAGGTGACCGTCCTGCTGCTCGTCGCTCTGTTCGCGCAGGGCATCGGCCTCGCCCTGGCGTCGTCGCCGATCATGGTGACGCTCTACCACTCGCTGCCGGCCACCAGCGTGCCCGCGGCGACGACCGCGAACGCCGTGTCCCAGCAGCTCGGCGGCGCCGTCGGCACCGCCACCGTCGCGCTGCTCCTGCAGCACTACGTCTACGTGGCCGGTGGCGCCTCGGCCGACTTCAGCGCCGTGTTCTGGTGGGCCCTGCTCTTCGTGGGCCTCACCGCAGTCCCCGCGCTGTTCCTCCCCCCGGGCGCGCCGAAGCAGGCGTGA
- a CDS encoding FBP domain-containing protein, which produces MKELTDPEIRASFVNCSKGEASRLTTPRGLPELPWEDLDFLGWRDPAAPQRSYLVAEHEGRLVGLAFRLPSQRGSLRHQSMCSICLTTHPASGVTLMTARRARQSGDGDDTVGEYVCSDLACSLYVRGKKRAQPGGRMKESLTVDEKVERLRTKLAGFLNTLL; this is translated from the coding sequence ATGAAGGAACTGACCGACCCGGAAATCCGCGCCTCGTTCGTCAACTGCAGCAAGGGCGAGGCCTCCCGCCTCACGACGCCGCGGGGTCTCCCCGAACTGCCGTGGGAGGACCTCGACTTCCTCGGCTGGCGCGACCCGGCCGCTCCGCAGCGCAGCTACCTCGTGGCCGAGCACGAGGGCCGCCTCGTGGGCCTCGCCTTCCGTCTGCCGTCCCAGCGGGGCAGCCTGCGGCACCAGTCGATGTGCTCGATCTGCCTGACGACGCACCCGGCGAGCGGGGTGACGCTGATGACCGCGCGCCGCGCACGCCAGAGCGGCGACGGCGACGACACGGTGGGCGAGTACGTATGCAGCGACCTCGCCTGCTCCCTCTACGTCCGGGGCAAGAAGCGGGCCCAGCCCGGGGGCCGCATGAAGGAGTCGCTGACGGTGGACGAGAAGGTCGAGCGCCTGCGGACCAAGCTCGCCGGCTTCCTCAACACGCTTCTCTGA
- a CDS encoding TetR/AcrR family transcriptional regulator — translation MRRRAGLTVDKITQAAAALADEVGIQAVTLSALARDFGVKDASLYAHVKNLQDVRTRVALLAAEEMSDELAAAIAGRSAKGALLAFADAYRAYALRCPGRYAATQMRLDLDQIADAKGFVRNIELTYAVLRAYELEEPDLTDAVRFMRSTFHGFITIEATGGFGHPRGLDESWRRVVESVHTALGQWPRGTD, via the coding sequence GTGAGAAGACGAGCCGGCCTGACCGTCGATAAGATCACGCAGGCCGCTGCCGCCCTGGCCGACGAGGTCGGAATCCAGGCGGTCACCCTCTCGGCGCTGGCCCGTGACTTCGGGGTCAAGGACGCCAGTCTGTACGCGCACGTCAAGAACCTCCAGGACGTACGGACCCGGGTGGCGCTGCTCGCCGCCGAGGAGATGAGCGACGAACTGGCCGCCGCCATCGCCGGCCGGTCCGCGAAGGGTGCCCTCCTGGCTTTCGCCGACGCCTACCGTGCGTACGCTCTGCGCTGTCCCGGACGGTACGCGGCCACGCAGATGAGGCTGGACCTCGACCAGATCGCCGACGCCAAGGGGTTCGTCCGCAACATCGAGCTGACGTACGCGGTGCTGCGGGCGTACGAGCTCGAGGAGCCTGACCTGACCGATGCGGTCCGGTTCATGCGGAGCACGTTCCACGGCTTCATCACCATTGAGGCGACCGGCGGGTTCGGGCACCCCAGGGGTCTGGACGAATCCTGGCGCAGGGTGGTCGAGTCGGTTCACACCGCGCTTGGGCAATGGCCGCGGGGTACTGACTGA
- a CDS encoding NADP-dependent oxidoreductase — protein MRAVIQKSFGGPEVLELTETDKPAPLGGEVLVRVHASGVNPVDVAVRSGAYPLLGEPPFGVGWDISGVVEEAGPGARFKVGDEVFGMPFFPRAATGYADYVAVPSRQVARKPATLDHVQAAAVPLAALTAWQGLVDAAHVAADQRVLIHRAAGGVGHFAVQIAKARGARVIALASAANHDFVRELGADEIIDYRTTDYTEAVKDVDVVFDSSSEGERALSVLRPGGTLVSIMEHWNTELAARIEDEGRHFAGISVEPDYASLEAIAALIDAGRIRPHVSATLPLEQAAKAHELVGSGRTRGKVVLTVA, from the coding sequence ATGCGTGCTGTCATCCAGAAGTCCTTCGGCGGCCCCGAGGTCCTGGAGCTCACCGAGACCGACAAGCCCGCCCCGCTCGGCGGCGAGGTCCTCGTCCGCGTGCACGCGAGCGGCGTCAACCCGGTCGACGTGGCGGTGCGTTCCGGCGCCTACCCGCTGCTCGGCGAGCCGCCGTTCGGTGTGGGCTGGGACATCTCCGGTGTCGTCGAGGAAGCCGGACCGGGTGCTCGCTTCAAGGTCGGCGACGAGGTCTTCGGCATGCCGTTCTTCCCGCGAGCCGCCACCGGTTACGCCGACTACGTGGCCGTGCCCTCGCGCCAGGTGGCCCGCAAGCCCGCGACGCTCGACCACGTGCAGGCCGCCGCCGTGCCGCTCGCCGCCCTCACCGCCTGGCAGGGCCTGGTCGACGCCGCCCACGTCGCCGCGGATCAGCGGGTGTTGATCCACCGGGCGGCCGGTGGCGTCGGCCACTTCGCGGTGCAGATCGCCAAGGCGCGCGGCGCCCGCGTCATAGCCCTGGCGAGCGCCGCCAACCACGACTTCGTCCGCGAGCTCGGGGCCGACGAGATCATCGATTACCGCACCACCGACTACACCGAAGCGGTCAAGGACGTCGACGTCGTCTTCGACTCCAGCTCCGAGGGCGAGCGTGCGCTGAGCGTCCTGCGGCCCGGCGGCACGCTGGTCAGCATCATGGAGCACTGGAACACCGAGCTCGCCGCCCGCATCGAGGACGAGGGCCGCCACTTCGCCGGGATCTCGGTCGAACCGGACTACGCCTCCCTGGAGGCGATCGCGGCCCTGATCGACGCGGGCCGCATCCGCCCGCACGTCTCCGCGACGCTCCCGCTCGAACAGGCGGCGAAGGCCCACGAACTGGTCGGTTCGGGCCGCACCCGCGGCAAGGTCGTCCTGACCGTGGCCTGA